Proteins from one Bradyrhizobium roseum genomic window:
- a CDS encoding sterol desaturase family protein, whose protein sequence is MNLPTEILEMLGQTLTKVVPVTIALALVFSVLAHFWACNPGRPWWRKRELVTDICYWFLVPLFARVFRVGLLVLGAALLFGIRDADELIAFYDNGHGPLSRLPLWLQAILFLVAADFMMYWLHRMFHGGGFWKYHAIHHSSEDVDWISAARFHPVNLLLGTIGVDVVLLLAGISPGVMLWLGPLNIFHSAFVHANLNWTLGPLRYVLATPVFHRWHHTSREEGGDTNFAGTFPLWDILFGTFRMPKGVLPGHYGVDDQSSFPREIIGQIAYPFRK, encoded by the coding sequence ATGAACCTGCCGACCGAAATCCTCGAGATGCTCGGCCAGACCCTGACGAAGGTGGTGCCGGTTACCATTGCGCTGGCGCTCGTGTTCTCGGTGCTGGCGCATTTCTGGGCCTGCAATCCGGGCAGGCCGTGGTGGCGCAAGCGCGAACTGGTCACCGACATCTGCTACTGGTTCCTGGTGCCGCTGTTCGCACGCGTGTTTCGCGTCGGCCTGCTGGTGCTCGGCGCCGCTCTGCTGTTTGGCATCCGCGATGCGGACGAACTGATCGCCTTCTACGACAACGGCCATGGTCCGCTGTCGCGCCTGCCATTGTGGCTGCAGGCGATCCTGTTCCTGGTCGCAGCCGACTTCATGATGTACTGGCTCCACCGCATGTTCCATGGCGGCGGATTCTGGAAATACCATGCCATCCATCATTCGTCGGAAGACGTGGACTGGATCTCGGCGGCGCGCTTTCATCCCGTCAATCTGCTGCTGGGCACCATCGGGGTCGATGTCGTGCTGCTGCTGGCCGGCATATCACCCGGCGTGATGCTCTGGCTCGGGCCGTTGAATATTTTCCATTCGGCGTTCGTTCACGCCAACCTCAATTGGACGCTCGGGCCTCTCCGTTACGTGCTGGCGACGCCGGTATTTCACCGCTGGCACCACACCTCCCGCGAGGAGGGAGGCGATACCAATTTCGCGGGCACATTTCCGCTCTGGGACATCCTGTTCGGGACCTTCCGGATGCCGAAAGGCGTGCTGCCGGGGCACTACGGCGTGGACGATCAGTCGTCGTTCCCCCGTGAAATCATCGGCCAGATCGCCTATCCGTTCCGCAAATAG
- a CDS encoding pilus assembly protein N-terminal domain-containing protein, with protein sequence MSFKSQRTRARARFGLRSLLAGLLLWPAVALAAPDPDRIAVYVDQAKLVKLPAKVSTIVVGNPLIADVTLQSGGIIVVTGKGYGATNFIAMDRNGEVLVDRQIQVEGPTDQLVTVYRGVERESYSCMPICQRRITLGDGETFFKSAIDQAGNLSGQAAGAGGRSN encoded by the coding sequence ATGTCGTTCAAGTCCCAGCGTACCCGCGCGCGCGCGCGTTTTGGATTGCGTTCCCTCCTTGCAGGCCTCCTGCTGTGGCCGGCCGTTGCGCTCGCCGCACCCGATCCCGACCGCATCGCCGTCTATGTCGACCAGGCCAAGCTCGTGAAGCTTCCCGCCAAGGTCTCCACCATCGTGGTCGGAAATCCCCTGATCGCGGACGTAACGCTGCAGAGCGGGGGCATCATTGTCGTCACCGGAAAGGGCTACGGCGCCACCAACTTCATTGCCATGGACCGCAACGGCGAGGTGCTGGTGGACCGCCAGATCCAGGTCGAAGGCCCGACCGACCAGCTGGTGACGGTCTATCGCGGTGTCGAGCGCGAATCGTATAGCTGCATGCCGATCTGCCAGCGCCGGATTACGCTTGGCGACGGTGAAACCTTCTTCAAATCGGCGATCGACCAGGCCGGCAACCTCAGCGGTCAGGCCGCCGGCGCCGGAGGCCGATCGAACTGA
- a CDS encoding TadE/TadG family type IV pilus assembly protein has translation MSSPAVATAPVKSILGRFRRNRRGSVAVEFALVAPLFFCMLFAILETAIVFFAGQVLENATLESARLILTRQAQNAAMTEADFKQNLCDRIKIMFNCQGNLGNLTVDMKSFAPGATITITDPIVAGSLTGPFVYSLPPSGSPNTIVVRAFYQWPLFVTGLGYNIGNLNGSKRLLSATAAFHVEP, from the coding sequence ATGTCGTCACCTGCTGTTGCAACAGCCCCTGTCAAAAGCATTCTGGGCCGCTTCCGCCGCAACCGGCGGGGCTCGGTCGCCGTCGAGTTCGCGCTGGTCGCGCCGTTGTTCTTCTGCATGCTGTTTGCGATTCTCGAAACGGCGATCGTGTTTTTTGCCGGCCAGGTCCTGGAGAACGCAACGCTGGAAAGCGCTCGGCTGATCCTGACCCGTCAGGCCCAGAACGCGGCCATGACCGAAGCGGACTTCAAGCAAAATCTCTGCGATCGCATCAAGATAATGTTCAATTGCCAGGGCAATCTCGGCAACCTGACCGTCGATATGAAGTCCTTTGCGCCGGGCGCAACGATCACGATTACCGATCCGATCGTCGCCGGCAGCCTTACTGGACCCTTCGTCTATTCGTTGCCGCCGTCGGGCTCTCCCAACACCATCGTGGTTCGTGCCTTCTACCAGTGGCCGTTGTTCGTCACCGGGCTCGGCTACAACATCGGAAATCTCAACGGCAGCAAGCGGCTGCTCTCCGCGACCGCCGCCTTTCATGTCGAGCCGTGA
- a CDS encoding TadE/TadG family type IV pilus assembly protein, translating into MQNMSLRLRGLWADRSGLAAVEFAMIFPIMVAMYFGVVEYSSAISVDRKATQVARTLADLTSQSQTIADADLMSFGQAAKAIMTPYPGQPLVSYVTQVYIDSSTGAARVQWSKELVIDGAGNVTISGTAPHTQGTTVTLPSTLSVAKGTFVVWSEISYKYTPAVGYLVSKTGMTFRDVAYTRPRLVLCVTYPTAGFSNCATPL; encoded by the coding sequence ATGCAGAATATGTCGCTTCGCCTGCGCGGTCTTTGGGCCGATCGCAGTGGTCTCGCCGCCGTCGAATTCGCCATGATTTTTCCGATCATGGTGGCGATGTACTTCGGCGTGGTCGAATATTCGTCGGCGATATCGGTGGACCGCAAGGCCACCCAGGTGGCGCGAACGCTTGCCGACCTGACGTCGCAGAGCCAGACCATTGCCGACGCCGATCTCATGAGTTTTGGTCAGGCGGCAAAAGCCATCATGACGCCTTATCCGGGGCAGCCGCTGGTATCCTATGTCACCCAGGTTTACATCGACAGCTCGACGGGGGCCGCCCGCGTTCAGTGGAGCAAGGAACTGGTGATCGACGGGGCGGGCAATGTCACGATCTCAGGGACAGCGCCTCATACGCAGGGCACAACCGTGACGTTGCCGTCCACGCTTTCCGTGGCCAAGGGGACGTTCGTGGTCTGGAGCGAGATCAGCTACAAGTATACGCCCGCAGTCGGTTATCTGGTGTCGAAGACCGGCATGACGTTCAGGGATGTCGCCTATACACGCCCGCGCCTGGTTCTGTGCGTGACCTATCCGACGGCCGGCTTCTCGAACTGCGCGACACCTTTGTAA
- a CDS encoding TadE/TadG family type IV pilus assembly protein: protein MPIRLQQFLSRFRRDRRGNVAIIFTFAAIPLVSAIGCAVDYSMATRMKAKLQSAADAAGIAALSQKSPGFLAASVMTGNGSVTAGVTDATNVFNANMNGITGYTNPNINISVTKTGIKLAASVTFSVDVPTTFLRVINFNKLTVSGLSSAAATLPPYLDFYLTLDTSGSMGLASTPAEQTRLSQVNPDNYRQYPTGCVFACHFEPKNSACTNTGTQGYPTNNACLGYAISRVSQSGFKNLLENTTVNSTYPAGKRFKSNTIRDGLPDSLYSNLTTVSSCDTAGTDACVQLRADAVGYAVTELFKTANASKKVPDQFRIGIYPFVRYLYAYFPLTSAINGSPTTPGTINYAAANLATQLDTNMNSSLGSGGTHITTALTTVNGLIGSGSGAVGDGSTQSTPQPYVFLVTDGAQNNQVKGVPNGSWSGSNHATTIDNRGALATVSQCETLKSRGVVVSVLYIPYQKIDPVNTSFANNEGTAANDNIAYIPASLQKCASPGFFYTASSPTEITAALNAMFNHALQTAHITN, encoded by the coding sequence GTGCCAATTCGTCTTCAGCAGTTTCTTTCCCGTTTCCGCCGCGACCGACGCGGTAACGTGGCCATCATCTTCACGTTCGCAGCGATCCCCCTTGTATCGGCGATCGGTTGCGCGGTGGACTATTCGATGGCGACGCGAATGAAAGCAAAACTGCAATCCGCGGCAGACGCCGCGGGCATTGCCGCGCTCTCGCAGAAATCGCCGGGCTTCCTCGCGGCCTCGGTCATGACCGGCAACGGCTCCGTCACCGCCGGCGTCACCGACGCGACCAACGTCTTCAACGCCAACATGAACGGCATCACCGGCTACACCAACCCGAACATCAACATCTCGGTAACGAAGACCGGCATCAAGCTCGCCGCCAGCGTCACGTTCTCGGTCGATGTTCCGACAACCTTCCTGCGCGTGATCAATTTCAACAAGCTGACGGTGTCGGGGCTTTCGAGCGCAGCCGCCACGTTGCCGCCGTACCTCGATTTCTACCTGACGCTGGACACCTCGGGCTCAATGGGCCTGGCGTCGACGCCCGCCGAGCAGACGCGGCTTTCCCAGGTCAACCCTGACAACTATCGCCAATATCCCACCGGCTGCGTCTTCGCCTGCCATTTCGAGCCCAAGAACAGCGCCTGTACCAATACCGGCACTCAGGGATACCCCACGAACAACGCCTGTCTGGGCTATGCGATCTCGCGTGTCAGTCAGTCCGGCTTCAAAAACCTGCTCGAGAACACGACTGTGAATTCGACCTACCCTGCGGGAAAAAGGTTCAAGTCAAATACGATCCGAGACGGATTGCCGGATTCGTTGTACTCGAACCTGACGACGGTTTCTTCCTGCGACACAGCCGGCACCGACGCCTGCGTCCAGTTGCGCGCCGACGCCGTCGGCTACGCCGTAACCGAGCTGTTCAAAACCGCGAACGCCTCCAAGAAGGTCCCCGACCAGTTCCGCATCGGGATCTATCCCTTCGTTCGATACCTCTACGCGTATTTTCCGCTGACCAGCGCCATCAACGGATCTCCCACCACGCCGGGCACCATCAACTACGCAGCCGCAAACCTTGCCACGCAGCTCGACACGAACATGAATTCAAGCCTCGGCTCGGGCGGCACGCATATCACCACCGCGCTCACCACGGTCAACGGCCTCATCGGCAGCGGCAGCGGCGCCGTCGGCGACGGCAGTACGCAGAGCACTCCGCAACCCTACGTCTTCCTCGTCACCGACGGCGCACAAAACAACCAGGTTAAAGGCGTTCCAAACGGTTCCTGGTCGGGCAGCAATCATGCGACCACGATCGATAATCGGGGCGCCCTGGCGACCGTTTCCCAATGCGAAACGCTCAAGAGCCGCGGCGTCGTCGTTTCCGTGCTCTACATCCCCTACCAAAAGATCGATCCCGTGAATACGAGCTTTGCCAACAACGAAGGCACCGCTGCCAACGACAACATTGCGTATATTCCGGCCAGCCTGCAGAAATGCGCGTCGCCGGGCTTCTTCTACACCGCGAGTTCGCCTACTGAAATCACCGCGGCGCTGAATGCTATGTTCAACCACGCGCTACAGACGGCGCATATTACGAACTGA
- a CDS encoding cold-shock protein, translating to MSMGTVKWFNATKGYGFIQPDDGGNDVFVHISAVERAGLGTLREGQKISYEIVADRRSGKSSADNLRAAG from the coding sequence GTGAGCATGGGAACCGTGAAGTGGTTTAACGCAACCAAGGGCTATGGCTTCATCCAGCCGGATGACGGCGGCAATGACGTGTTCGTGCACATCAGCGCTGTCGAGCGTGCCGGCCTCGGAACGCTGCGTGAAGGCCAGAAGATCTCCTACGAGATCGTGGCAGATCGCCGTTCTGGCAAATCTTCGGCCGACAATCTGCGCGCCGCCGGATAA
- the infA gene encoding translation initiation factor IF-1 translates to MAKEELIQFEGLVTEILPDARYRVQLDAGHEIVAYTAGKMKKNRIKTLAGDRVTIEMSPYDLEKGRLIFRHKDERPNPGAPRGGPPRGGQFRRR, encoded by the coding sequence ATGGCTAAAGAAGAGCTGATCCAGTTCGAAGGACTGGTGACCGAAATCCTCCCTGATGCGCGCTACCGCGTGCAGCTCGATGCCGGACACGAAATCGTCGCCTACACGGCCGGCAAGATGAAGAAGAACCGGATCAAGACGCTGGCAGGCGATCGGGTCACGATCGAAATGTCGCCCTACGATCTGGAGAAGGGCCGCCTGATCTTCCGTCACAAGGACGAGCGCCCGAACCCCGGTGCCCCGCGTGGGGGACCGCCGCGCGGCGGTCAGTTCCGCCGACGGTAA
- a CDS encoding DEAD/DEAH box helicase, producing the protein MTSFQDFGLAEPISRALKEENYHTPTPIQAQTIPLAITGRDIVGIAQTGTGKTASFALPILHRILENRIRPQPKTCRVLVLSPTRELSGQILDSFNAYGRHIRLSSTLAIGGVPMGRQVRSLMQGVEVLVATPGRLLDLVQSNGLKLNQVEFLVLDEADRMLDMGFINDIRKIVAKLPIKRQTLFFSATMPKDIAELAEAMLRDPARVAVTPVASTVDRITQRIIQVDFSAKSGVLAQLLKQEPVDRALIFTRTKHGADKVVKTLEKAGIPANAIHGNKSQNHRERVLAAFRTGEIRTLVATDIAARGIDVDGISHVVNFDLPNIPESYVHRIGRTARAGAEGVAISLVAGAEEMGYLRDIERLIRITLPREDRRTPGSRDAAPAASQRPAQKNRGGRSAPRAHAARTQDSRGHESRGHEAAPGSKGPRRPRRGGGNSAAPQPNRHDQPRPAQQAGKSQGGKSEGIQGVAFLHRESRPNTQPNRTHRPQR; encoded by the coding sequence TTGACCTCCTTTCAGGATTTCGGCCTGGCCGAACCCATTTCCCGTGCTCTCAAGGAAGAAAACTACCATACCCCCACGCCGATCCAGGCCCAGACCATCCCGCTCGCCATCACCGGCCGCGACATCGTCGGCATCGCCCAGACCGGCACCGGCAAAACCGCGTCGTTCGCGCTGCCAATCCTGCATCGTATTCTGGAAAACCGGATCCGGCCGCAGCCCAAGACCTGCCGCGTGCTGGTGCTGTCGCCGACCCGCGAATTGTCAGGCCAGATCCTCGACAGCTTCAACGCCTATGGCCGCCATATCCGCCTAAGTTCGACCCTGGCGATCGGCGGCGTACCGATGGGCCGCCAGGTCCGCTCGCTGATGCAGGGTGTCGAGGTCCTGGTCGCGACCCCCGGCCGCCTGCTCGATCTCGTCCAGAGCAACGGCCTGAAGCTCAACCAGGTCGAATTCCTGGTGCTCGACGAAGCCGACCGCATGCTCGACATGGGCTTCATCAACGACATCCGCAAAATCGTCGCCAAGCTGCCGATCAAGCGCCAGACCCTGTTCTTCTCAGCCACCATGCCGAAGGACATCGCCGAACTCGCCGAAGCCATGCTGCGCGACCCCGCCCGCGTGGCGGTGACGCCGGTGGCCTCGACCGTCGATCGCATCACGCAGCGCATTATCCAGGTGGACTTCTCGGCCAAATCGGGCGTGCTGGCGCAGCTTCTGAAGCAGGAACCGGTCGACCGCGCGCTGATCTTTACCCGCACAAAGCACGGCGCCGACAAGGTGGTGAAGACGCTGGAGAAGGCAGGCATCCCCGCCAACGCCATTCACGGCAACAAGTCGCAGAACCACCGCGAGCGCGTGCTCGCCGCGTTCCGCACCGGCGAGATCCGCACCCTGGTCGCCACCGACATTGCCGCCCGCGGCATCGACGTCGACGGCATCAGCCATGTGGTGAATTTCGATCTGCCGAACATTCCGGAATCCTATGTCCACCGCATCGGCCGCACCGCGCGCGCCGGCGCCGAAGGCGTGGCGATCTCGCTGGTCGCGGGCGCTGAAGAGATGGGCTATCTGCGCGACATTGAGCGGTTGATCCGCATCACCCTGCCGCGGGAAGACCGCCGCACGCCGGGCAGCCGCGACGCCGCGCCGGCTGCTTCGCAGCGCCCCGCGCAAAAGAATCGTGGCGGACGCTCCGCCCCGCGCGCCCACGCCGCCCGCACACAGGACTCCCGGGGTCACGAATCCCGGGGACATGAAGCGGCGCCGGGCTCAAAAGGCCCTCGCCGTCCCCGCCGAGGTGGTGGTAATAGTGCCGCGCCGCAGCCGAACCGGCACGACCAGCCGCGTCCGGCGCAACAGGCCGGCAAGAGCCAAGGCGGGAAAAGTGAGGGCATTCAGGGCGTCGCCTTCTTGCATCGCGAGAGCCGTCCGAATACTCAACCCAACCGTACCCACCGACCGCAGCGCTAG
- the urtA gene encoding urea ABC transporter substrate-binding protein yields the protein MSRRRWLAATAGLVLGLASFSNAQAQETIKVGVLHSLSGTMAISETTLKDTILFLIDEQNKKGGVLGKKLEAVVVDPASNWPLFAEKARELITKDKVSVVFGCWTSVSRKSVLPVFKELNSILFYPVQYEGEESERNVFYTGAAPNQQAIPAVDYLMKDEKVKRWVLAGTDYVYPRTTNKILEAYLKSKGVKQEDIMINYTPFGHSDWQTIVADIKKFGSAGKKTAVVSTINGDANVPFYKELGNQGIKATDIPVVAFSVGEEELAGIDTKPLLGHLAAWNYFQSIKSPENEKFIKAWQAYTKNPKRVTNDPMEAHVIGFDMWVKAVEKVKSVDPDKVIDALPGIEAKNLTGGTSKMLPNHHITKPVFIGEIKANGQFDVVWKTPGLVAGDAWSKELDGSKDLIGDWVGKKCGNYNTKTNKCGGQGS from the coding sequence ATGAGCCGCCGTCGCTGGCTGGCCGCCACGGCCGGCCTGGTTCTGGGCCTTGCTTCATTTTCAAACGCCCAGGCGCAAGAGACCATCAAGGTCGGCGTCCTGCATTCGCTCTCCGGCACCATGGCTATCAGCGAAACAACGCTGAAGGACACCATCCTCTTTCTGATCGACGAGCAGAACAAGAAGGGCGGCGTGCTCGGCAAGAAGCTCGAGGCCGTCGTTGTCGACCCCGCCTCGAACTGGCCGCTGTTCGCCGAAAAGGCCCGCGAGCTGATCACCAAGGACAAGGTTTCGGTCGTGTTCGGCTGCTGGACCTCGGTGTCGCGCAAGTCCGTGCTCCCGGTGTTCAAGGAGCTGAATTCGATCCTGTTCTACCCCGTGCAGTACGAGGGTGAAGAGTCCGAGCGCAACGTGTTCTACACTGGCGCCGCCCCGAACCAGCAGGCGATCCCCGCGGTCGACTATCTGATGAAGGACGAGAAGGTGAAGCGCTGGGTGCTGGCCGGCACCGACTACGTCTATCCGCGCACCACCAACAAGATTCTGGAAGCCTACTTGAAGTCGAAGGGCGTCAAGCAGGAAGACATCATGATCAACTACACGCCGTTCGGTCATAGCGACTGGCAGACGATCGTGGCCGACATCAAGAAGTTCGGCTCGGCCGGCAAGAAGACCGCCGTCGTCTCCACCATCAACGGCGACGCCAACGTTCCCTTCTACAAGGAGCTCGGCAACCAGGGCATCAAGGCGACCGACATTCCGGTGGTCGCGTTCTCGGTCGGTGAGGAAGAACTCGCCGGCATCGACACCAAGCCGCTGCTCGGCCATCTCGCCGCCTGGAACTACTTCCAGTCGATCAAGTCTCCCGAGAACGAGAAGTTCATCAAGGCCTGGCAGGCCTACACCAAGAATCCGAAGCGCGTGACCAACGATCCGATGGAAGCGCACGTCATCGGCTTCGACATGTGGGTCAAGGCGGTCGAGAAGGTGAAGTCGGTCGATCCGGACAAGGTGATCGACGCGCTGCCCGGCATCGAAGCCAAGAACCTGACCGGCGGCACCTCCAAGATGCTGCCCAACCATCACATCACCAAGCCGGTATTCATTGGCGAAATCAAAGCCAACGGCCAGTTCGACGTGGTGTGGAAGACCCCCGGTCTTGTTGCCGGCGATGCATGGTCGAAGGAGCTCGACGGCTCCAAGGACCTGATCGGCGACTGGGTCGGCAAGAAGTGCGGCAACTACAACACCAAGACCAACAAGTGCGGCGGCCAGGGCTCCTGA
- the urtB gene encoding urea ABC transporter permease subunit UrtB, producing MPANFLHRIRAALLAILLTAVFAVPALAGPFEDAVAKFANDDFSDTDEAIGAVATSGNPLAFPIISALQEGRLSADPESKKVFVTGSDGKFIDAATGAAVDKLPDNAAAVRLNNRLRRTVEAALGGLTLLSPDPAKRIAAAQSVFKSHDENALPVIDGALAKETNKAAKAAFTEARAAILLYKADATEQEKLEAVAVVKAKGDQEAMALLTGLGSDVPPNVARAATSAIASIQSNLAMWSMVQNAWYGLSLGSVLLLAAIGLAITFGVMGVINMAHGEMVMIGAYVTFVVQEVIRTRYPGLFDYSLLIAVPLAFLVAGAIGILIERGIIRFLYGRPLETLLATWGLSLVLQQAVRTMFGPTNREVGNPSWMSGAFELGQITITYNRLWILCFTLAVFVILLAMLRYTALGLEMRAVTQNRRMAASMGIATSRVDALTFGLGSGIAGIAGVALSQIDNVSPNLGQSYIIDSFMVVVFGGVGNLWGTLVGAFTLGIANKFLEPVAGAVLGKIAILVLIILFIQKRPRGLFALKGRAVEA from the coding sequence GTGCCTGCCAATTTCCTCCACCGTATTCGTGCGGCGCTACTTGCCATCCTCCTGACCGCAGTCTTCGCCGTGCCGGCGCTGGCCGGTCCGTTCGAAGATGCCGTCGCCAAATTCGCCAATGACGATTTTTCCGATACCGACGAGGCGATCGGCGCGGTCGCCACCTCGGGCAATCCGCTGGCGTTTCCAATCATCAGCGCGTTGCAGGAAGGCCGGCTGTCGGCCGATCCGGAATCCAAGAAAGTGTTCGTCACCGGGAGCGACGGCAAGTTCATCGATGCCGCCACCGGCGCCGCCGTCGACAAGCTGCCCGACAATGCCGCCGCCGTCCGCCTCAACAACCGCCTGCGTCGCACGGTGGAAGCCGCGCTGGGCGGCCTGACGCTGCTGTCGCCCGATCCCGCCAAGCGCATCGCGGCCGCGCAGTCGGTGTTCAAGAGCCACGACGAGAATGCGCTGCCTGTCATCGACGGGGCGCTGGCCAAGGAAACCAACAAGGCGGCCAAGGCCGCCTTCACCGAAGCCCGCGCCGCCATTCTGCTCTACAAGGCCGACGCGACCGAGCAGGAAAAACTCGAGGCTGTCGCCGTCGTCAAGGCGAAGGGCGACCAGGAAGCGATGGCGTTGCTGACCGGATTGGGCAGCGATGTGCCGCCCAACGTGGCGCGCGCGGCCACCAGCGCGATCGCCTCGATCCAGAGCAATCTCGCCATGTGGTCGATGGTGCAGAATGCCTGGTACGGCCTGTCGCTGGGCTCGGTGTTGCTGCTGGCCGCGATCGGGCTCGCCATCACCTTCGGCGTCATGGGCGTCATCAACATGGCGCATGGCGAAATGGTGATGATCGGCGCCTACGTCACCTTCGTGGTGCAGGAGGTCATCCGCACCCGCTATCCCGGCCTGTTCGATTACTCGCTGCTGATCGCGGTGCCGCTGGCTTTTCTGGTGGCCGGCGCGATTGGCATTCTGATCGAGCGCGGCATCATCCGCTTTCTCTACGGCCGCCCGCTGGAAACGCTGCTGGCGACCTGGGGCCTCTCGCTGGTGCTGCAGCAGGCGGTGCGCACGATGTTCGGCCCGACCAACCGCGAGGTAGGCAATCCCTCCTGGATGAGCGGCGCGTTCGAACTCGGCCAGATCACCATCACCTACAACCGGCTCTGGATCCTCTGCTTCACGCTTGCCGTGTTCGTCATCCTGCTCGCCATGCTGCGCTACACCGCGCTCGGGCTCGAGATGCGCGCGGTCACGCAAAACCGCCGCATGGCGGCCTCGATGGGGATCGCCACCTCGCGCGTCGACGCGCTGACCTTCGGCCTCGGCTCGGGCATTGCCGGGATCGCCGGCGTGGCGCTGTCGCAGATCGACAATGTCAGCCCCAACCTCGGGCAGAGCTACATCATCGACAGCTTCATGGTCGTCGTGTTCGGCGGCGTCGGCAATCTCTGGGGCACGCTGGTCGGCGCCTTCACGCTCGGCATCGCCAACAAGTTTTTGGAGCCGGTGGCCGGCGCCGTGCTCGGCAAGATCGCCATTCTGGTGCTGATCATCCTGTTCATCCAGAAGCGGCCGCGCGGCCTGTTCGCGCTCAAGGGCCGGGCGGTGGAAGCATGA
- the urtC gene encoding urea ABC transporter permease subunit UrtC has translation MTPHVLTRSLDRSASIFILVVAGLGVLIPLSNLLLPAGSMFQVPTYLVALFGKYACYAILALSIDLIWGYCGILSLGHGAFFALGGYAMGMYLMRQIGSRGVYGNPILPDFMVFLNYPSLPWYWYGFDMFWFAALMVLLVPGLLAFCFGWLAFRSRVTGVYLSIITQAMTYALLLAFFRNDFGFGGNNGLTDFKDILGFNVQADGTRAVLFLLSCLALIVTFLICRAVVTSKLGKVLIAVRDAESRTRFLGYRVESYKLFVFTLSACMAGVAGALYVPQVGIINPGEFAPGNSIEAVIWVAVGGRGTLVGAALGAVVVNYAKTVFTSGPLAPYWLFMLGALFILVTLLLPKGIIGTFNAWWEGRKAKQLSAIAESAEREDGVGEPRPAE, from the coding sequence ATGACGCCGCACGTCCTGACGCGATCGCTCGACCGTAGCGCTTCCATCTTCATCTTGGTGGTTGCCGGCCTCGGCGTGCTGATCCCGCTGTCCAACCTGCTATTGCCGGCAGGCTCGATGTTCCAGGTGCCGACCTATCTGGTCGCGCTGTTCGGCAAATACGCCTGCTACGCTATATTGGCGCTCTCGATCGACCTGATCTGGGGCTATTGCGGCATTCTCTCCCTCGGCCATGGCGCGTTCTTCGCGCTCGGCGGCTACGCCATGGGCATGTACCTGATGCGCCAGATCGGCAGCCGTGGCGTGTATGGCAATCCGATCCTGCCGGACTTCATGGTGTTCCTGAACTATCCGAGCCTGCCCTGGTACTGGTACGGCTTCGACATGTTCTGGTTTGCGGCGCTGATGGTGCTGCTGGTGCCGGGCCTGCTGGCGTTCTGCTTCGGATGGCTGGCGTTCCGCTCGCGCGTCACCGGCGTCTACCTCTCGATCATCACCCAGGCGATGACGTATGCGCTGCTGCTGGCCTTCTTCCGCAACGATTTCGGTTTCGGCGGCAATAACGGCCTGACCGACTTCAAGGACATTCTGGGCTTCAACGTGCAGGCCGACGGCACCCGCGCCGTGCTGTTTCTGCTGAGCTGCCTCGCGTTGATCGTGACTTTCCTGATCTGCCGGGCGGTGGTGACCTCGAAACTCGGCAAGGTGCTGATCGCTGTTCGCGACGCCGAATCGCGCACGCGTTTTCTCGGCTACCGCGTCGAGTCCTACAAGCTGTTCGTGTTCACGCTGTCGGCCTGCATGGCTGGCGTCGCCGGCGCGCTCTATGTGCCGCAGGTCGGCATCATCAATCCCGGCGAATTCGCACCCGGCAATTCGATCGAGGCGGTGATCTGGGTTGCGGTCGGCGGCCGCGGCACACTGGTCGGCGCAGCGCTCGGTGCCGTCGTCGTCAATTACGCCAAGACTGTTTTCACTTCGGGTCCGCTGGCGCCGTACTGGTTGTTCATGCTGGGCGCGCTGTTCATCCTGGTGACGCTGCTGCTGCCAAAGGGGATCATCGGCACCTTCAACGCATGGTGGGAGGGACGGAAGGCAAAACAACTATCGGCCATTGCCGAAAGCGCCGAGCGCGAAGATGGCGTCGGCGAACCGAGACCGGCGGAGTGA